The following coding sequences lie in one Sorghum bicolor cultivar BTx623 chromosome 6, Sorghum_bicolor_NCBIv3, whole genome shotgun sequence genomic window:
- the LOC8065970 gene encoding uncharacterized protein LOC8065970 has product MAEIVSSALVHETASQLLSNLVQKYEDKEGANRNLERLEMAHIRLEAALETSQKWQITDASLLRWRGKLKRAAQECDDTLHKFKQRILEDEETEKEVRKSSFPVRIAHTTKSFVFSIFSPNKDESNSSTVRRFEWFADGASEFLRLLELGGRPCRHMPFDPLVRHLLNGKKLQHRIIQANRRPLFLQLVPYITAEYGVEARFIFMQTDGNASEDDFFFSLMIQLSESTDILGIAIKCLQLYAPLFNFKSTVETIKSKLVQLPTEDFSWVPNVDTHYKEHWDNLHRFGTDWFRPNPLCCKQHYQRKLCHGSRKLNKSRLPHICLEPVIEVHLECHVSLLDCNQHRSSLSETKNSLQDSPYLKVGLLFTPHGCLEDIQLVDRTPAIPAICSEEQHFLHTDFTLGQLEEIMLPKAIDYFCKNDEAAVYQLLWKLKHGAAYFLVEKARMSTQRTSMRNFQGPRKGKMLQWHDQEMIGRQTSTIFQFLSLWVTHAPVQLQGTIVDWIQKEKESQLAAP; this is encoded by the coding sequence ATGGCGGAGATTGTCAGCTCGGCACTTGTCCATGAGACAGCCAGCCAACTCCTATCCAATCTGGTTCAGAAATATGAGGACAAAGAGGGTGCGAACAGAAACCTGGAGAGGCTAGAGATGGCACACATCAGGCTGGAGGCTGCTCTTGAGACGTCACAGAAGTGGCAGATCACTGATGCATCCTTGCTGCGCTGGCGTGGGAAGTTGAAGCGTGCTGCTCAGGAGTGTGATGACACGCTGCATAAATTCAAGCAGAGGATCCTAGAAGACGAAGAGACAGAAAAGGAGGTGAGAAAGTCCTCATTTCCTGTACGTATAGCTCATACTACCAAATCGTTTGTTTTCTCCATCTTCAGCCCCAACAAAGACGAGTCGAACAGCTCCACTGTTCGAAGATTTGAGTGGTTTGCAGATGGTGCTAGCGAGTTTCTCAGATTATTAGAGCTTGGTGGCAGGCCATGCCGCCACATGCCCTTTGACCCTCTTGTCAGGCATCTTCTGAATGGCAAGAAACTACAGCACAGAATCATTCAGGCAAACAGGCGTCCTTTGTTTCTACAATTGGTGCCATATATTACAGCAGAGTATGGAGTAGAGGCTAGATTCATCTTTATGCAGACAGATGGTAATGCATCAGAGGatgactttttcttttctttaatgATACAACTTTCAGAGAGTACCGACATATTAGGGATCGCAATCAAATGCCTACAGCTGTATGCCCCTCTTTTCAATTTCAAATCTACAGTTGAAACCATTAAGAGTAAACTTGTGCAACTACCTACAGAAGATTTCTCATGGGTGCCAAATGTTGATACACATTACAAAGAACATTGGGATAATCTTCACAGGTTTGGCACAGATTGGTTTCGCCCAAACCCACTATGTTGCAAGCAGCATTATCAGCGCAAGCTCTGTCATGGTAGTAGAAAGTTAAACAAGTCAAGATTACCTCATATTTGTCTGGAACCAGTTATTGAAGTACATCTGGAGTGTCATGTCTCACTCTTGGACTGCAACCAACATAGGTCCTCACTGTCTGAAACTAAAAATTCTCTACAAGATTCTCCATATCTGAAAGTTGGACTCCTATTTACCCCCCATGGATGTTTAGAAGACATCCAACTTGTGGATCGAACACCTGCAATACCGGCAATCTGCAGCGAGGAGCAGCATTTCTTGCATACAGACTTTACCTTGGGACAGCTGGAAGAGATCATGCTGCCAAAGGCAATAGATTACTTCTGCAAGAATGATGAAGCGGCAGTTTACCAACTGCTCTGGAAATTAAAACATGGCGCTGCATACTTTCTGGTTGAGAAGGCAAGGATGAGCACACAGAGAACAAGCATGAGAAATTTTCAGGGACCTAGGAAAGGAAAGATGTTGCAATGGCATGATCAGGAGATGATAGGGAGACAAACAAGCACGATCTTTCAATTCCTCAGCCTGTGGGTTACACATGCGCCCGTCCAGCTGCAGGGCACAATTGTCGACTGGATTCAGAAAGAAAAGGAAAGTCAGTTAGCGGCACCGTAG
- the LOC110436084 gene encoding uncharacterized protein LOC110436084 encodes MARTPRMDDHLETLGPAPIKVVSSASFLLESPNADAALLHHLAPPLLCFRAAPQPPSRTRDPDVELVPHRPRAPVTIEPTMESHRPCRAPSPTSPRDQHLNVPCSKPPTPRANPPCTASSSSTTPCCPRRHPRAAAGRPRVLDLAVAASRPAERVLRRAATLRPHRVLLRALHHNIVVCNAGRGDRDPGPVCHDVAHGPYRGRAEPRH; translated from the coding sequence ATGGCACGGACGCCGAGGATGGACGACCACCTCGAAACCCTAGGCCCCGCCCCTATAAAAGTCGTGAGCAGCGCCTCCTTTCTCCTGGAGTCCCCAAACGCCGACGCCGCTCTGCTCCACCACCTAGCGCCGCCACTCCTCTGCTTCCGGGCAGCGCCGCAGCCGCCGAGCCGCACCCGCGACCCCGACGTCGAGCTCGTGCCCCATCGCCCCCGCGCACCCGTCACCATCGAGCCGACCATGGAGAGCCACCGGCCGTGCCGAGCCCCATCCCCAACCTCGCCCCGCGACCAGCACCTGAACGTGCCCTGCTCCAAGCCACCGACGCCGCGCGCCAACCCCCCCTGCACCGCGAGCTCCTCGTCTACGACACCGTGCTGCCCACGACGACACCCGCGGGCAGCAGCAGGCCGCCCCCGCGTCTTGGACCTCGCCGTGGCCGCGTCGCGGCCAGCAGAACGAGTTCTCCGTCGAGCCGCGACGTTGCGTCCTCACCGTGTGCTGCTCCGAGCCCTCCACCACAACATCGTTGTCTGCAACGCAGGTCGTGGTGACCGCGACCCCGGCCCCGTCTGCCACGACGTCGCGCACGGACCCTATCGTGGCCGCGCCGAGCCCCGTCACTAA
- the LOC8065969 gene encoding uncharacterized protein LOC8065969 yields MALATLLLPSSGGSTATKAGTGDHRTDSRRQHDHHHHHHGSKRKKKAPPSPQPSLPSSSAPRTPPAGARSHRVVMAASSSSSSSRKSPAMSMVPAAAGKNNNHAQYQYQQRRGHQATTKKASTAASSSSSSWEQVKSLLSCRSATAAARVHDPSAPSALARLRGAGGAGTCGASLCAMRDVVVDAASSAASSSAAASASDTAPLNRRRAHRGGASSSSTAGNSGTSSSHHSSSLRPRGLSGCYECRAINVEPMSRRYPRPREVCACPQCGEVFTKADTLEHHQAIRHAVSELGPEDSGRNIVEIIFKSSWQKRDRRRSICHIDRILKVHNAPRTVARFEAYRDAVRSRCRAVVAARAAADGNELLRFHSAPLACSLGLSGATALCCSSGAAAAGAAADDDADAAASSPCGVCTAIRHGFAPWVGAHPLGVRTTASSGRAHDCGSSSASPSSSSSVPAASDVNGPAAAGCRAMLVCRVIAGRVRRDGGDTSSSAAAEEDGPFDSVAGEDAASSSVYGNLEELFVANPRAILPCFVVIYRVLDS; encoded by the exons ATGGCTCTCGCCACCCTGCTGCTCCCCTCCTCAGGCGGCTCTACGGCCACCAAGGCTGGCACCGGCGACCACCGCACCGACAGCCGGCGGCAGCatgaccaccaccaccaccaccacgggaGCAAGCGCAAGAAGAAGGCACCACCATCACCGCAACCGTCGCTcccgtcgtcgtcggcgccAAGAACACCGCCAGCAGGCGCACGAAGCCACCGCGTCGTCATggccgcgtcgtcgtcgtcgtcgtcgtctaggAAGAGCCCCGCCATGTCCATGGTCCCCGCGGCGGCGGGCAAGAACAACAACCACGCCCAGTACCAGTACCAGCAGCGCCGAGGCCACCAGGCGACGACGAAGAAGGCCTCCACCGCGGCGtcatcctcctcctcgtcctggGAGCAGGTGAAGAGCCTGCTGAGCTGCCGgagcgcgacggcggcggcgcgggtgcACGACCCATCGGCGCCCTCGGCGCTGGCGCGGCTCCGTGGCGCCGGCGGCGCGGGCACGTGCGGCGCCTCGCTCTGCGCCATGCGCGACGTCGTGGTCGACGCCGCCTCCTCCGCGGCCTCGtcgtccgccgccgcgtccgcctcCGACACGGCCCCGCTGAACCGCCGCCGCGCGCACCGCGGCGGCGCCTCGTCGTCCTCCACCGCCGGCAACAGCGGTACCAGCAGCAGCCACCACTCGTCGTCCCTGCGGCCGCGTGGCCTCTCCGGCTGCTACGAGTGCCGCGCCATCAACGTGGAACCCATGTCAAG GAGGTACCCGAGGCCGAGGGAGGTGTGCGCATGCCCGCAGTGCGGCGAGGTGTTCACCAAGGCCGACACCTTGGAGCACCACCAGGCCATTCGCCATGCAG TGTCTGAGCTTGGTCCGGAGGACTCCGGTCGCAACATCGTGGAGATCATCTTCAAGTCGAGCTGGCAGAAGCGAGACCGCCGCCGCTCCATCTGCCACATCGACCGCATCCTCAAGGTCCACAACGCGCCGCGCACCGTCGCCCGCTTCGAGGCCTACCGCGACGCCGTCCGATCACGCTGCCGCGCCGTCGTCGCCGCACGGGCCGCCGCCGACGGCAACGAGCTGCTCAGGTTCCACTCCGCTCCCCTCGCCTGCTCCCTCGGCCTCAGCGGCGCCACCGCTCTCTGCTGCTCCTCCGGTGCCGCTGCTGCTGGTGcagccgccgacgacgacgccgacgccgccgcctcGTCGCCCTGCGGCGTGTGCACGGCTATACGGCATGGGTTCGCGCCGTGGGTCGGCGCGCACCCGCTCGGCGTCCGTACCACGGCCAGCAGCGGCCGCGCGCACGACTGCGGCTCATCATCGGCttcaccgtcgtcgtcgtcgtcggtgccgGCGGCGAGCGACGTTAACGGCCCTGCGGCTGCCGGCTGCCGCGCCATGCTGGTGTGCCGCGTCATCGCCGGCCGCGTCCGCCGTGATGGCGGCGACACGTCGTCGTCCGCTGCTGCCGAGGAAGACGGGCCCTTCGACTCGGTCGCCGGCGAGGACGCCGCCAGTAGCAGCGTGTACGGGAACCTCGAGGAGCTCTTCGTCGCCAACCCCAGGGCCATCTTGCCATGCTTCGTCGTCATCTATCGTGTCCTTGATTCTTGA